The following coding sequences are from one Ammospiza caudacuta isolate bAmmCau1 chromosome 10, bAmmCau1.pri, whole genome shotgun sequence window:
- the CTXND1 gene encoding cortexin domain-containing 1 protein yields the protein MEVPTPEPVYVDVDKGLTLACFVFLCLFLIVMIIRCAKVIMDPYSAIPTSTWEEQHLDD from the coding sequence ATGGAGGTGCCCACCCCAGAGCCCGTGTACGTCGACGTGGACAAGGGGCTGACGCTGGCCTGCTTCGTGTTCCTCTGCCTCTTCCTGATTGTCATGATCATCCGCTGTGCCAAGGTCATCATGGACCCCTACAGCGCCATCCCCACGTCCACGTGGGAGGAGCAGCACCTCGATGACTGA